The proteins below come from a single Phocoena sinus isolate mPhoSin1 chromosome 2, mPhoSin1.pri, whole genome shotgun sequence genomic window:
- the ACTN1 gene encoding alpha-actinin-1 isoform X11, whose protein sequence is MDHYDSQQTNDYMQPEEDWDRDLLLDPAWEKQQRKTFTAWCNSHLRKAGTQIENIEEDFRDGLKLMLLLEVISEIVDGNVKMTLGMIWTIILRFAIQDISVEETSAKEGLLLWCQRKTAPYKNVNIQNFHISWKDGLGFCALIHRHRPELIDYGKLRKDDPLTNLNTAFDVAEKYLDIPKMLDAEDIVGTARPDEKAIMTYVSSFYHAFSGAQKAETAANRICKVLAVNQENERLMEDYEKLASDLLEWIRRTIPWLENRLPENTMHAMQQKLEDFRDYRRLHKPPKVQEKCQLEINFNTLQTKLRLSNRPAFTPSEGRMVSDINNAWGCLEQAEKGYEEWLLNEIRRLERLDHLAEKFRQKASIHEAWTDGKEAMLRHKDYETATLSEIKALLKKHEAFESDLAAHQDRVEQIAAIAQELNELDYYDSPSVNARCQRICDQWDNLGALTQKRREALERTEKLLETIDQLYLEYAKRAAPFNNWMEGAMEDLQDTFIVHTIEEIQGLTTAHEQFKATLPDADKERLAILGIHNEVSKIVQTYHVNMAGTNPYTTITPQEINGKWDHVRQLVPRRDQALMEEHARQQHNERLRKQFAAQANVIGPWIQTKMEEIGRISIEMHGTLEDQLSHLRQYEKSIVNYKPKIDQLEGDHQLIQEALIFDNKHTNYTMEHIRVGWEQLLTTIARTINEVENQILTRDAKGISQEQMNEFRASFNHFDRDHSGTLGPEEFKACLISLGYDIGNDPQKKTGMMDTDDFRACLISMGYNMGEAEFARIMSIVDPNRLGVVTFQAFIDFMSRETADTDTADQVMASFKILAGDKNYITVDELRRELPPDQAEYCIARMAPYTGPDAVPGALDYMSFSTALYGESDL, encoded by the exons AAATCGTGGATGGGAACGTGAAAATGACCCTGGGCATGATCTGGACCATCATCCTCCGCTTTGCCATCCAGGACATCTCCGTGGAAG AGACTTCAGCGAAGGAAGGGCTGCTCTTGTGGTGTCAGAGAAAGACAGCCCCTTACAAAAACGTCAACATCCAGAACTTCCACATAAG CTGGAAGGACGGCCTCGGCTTCTGTGCCTTGATTCACCGACACCGGCCTGAGCTGATCGACTACGGGAAGCTGCGGAAG GACGACCCACTTACAAACCTGAACACGGCCTTCGATGTGGCGGAGAAATACCTGGACATCCCCAAGATGTTGGATGCAGAAG ACATCGTCGGAACCGCCCGCCCGGATGAGAAAGCCATCATGACTTACGTGTCCAGCTTCTACCACGCCTTCTCTGGAGCCCAGAAG GCCGAGACAGCCGCCAATCGCATCTGCAAGGTGCTGGCCGTCAACCAGGAGAATGAGCGCCTCATGGAAGACTACGAAAAGCTGGCCAGCGAT CTGCTGGAGTGGATCCGCCGCACCATCCCGTGGCTGGAGAACCGGCTACCCGAGAACACCATGCACGCCATGCAGCAGAAGCTGGAGGACTTCCGAGACTACCGGCGCCTGCACAAGCCGCCCAAGGTGCAGGAGAAGTGCCAGCTGGAGATCAACTTCAACACGCTGCAGACCAAGCTGCGCCTCAGCAACCGGCCCGCCTTCACGCCCTCCGAGGGCAGGATGGTCTCG GACATCAACAACGCCTGGGGTTGCCTGGAGCAGGCAGAGAAGGGCTATGAGGAGTGGCTGCTGAATGAGATCCGGAGGCTGGAGCGGCTCGACCACCTGGCAGAGAAGTTCCGGCAGAAGGCCTCCATCCACGAGGCCTGGACGGATG GCAAAGAGGCCATGCTGCGACATAAGGATTACGAGACGGCCACCCTCTCGGAGATCAAGGCCCTGCTCAAGAAGCACGAGGCCTTCGAGAGCGACCTGGCCGCCCACCAGGACCGCGTGGAGCAGATCGCCGCCATTGCGCAGGAGCTCAA TGAGCTGGACTATTACGACTCACCCAGTGTCAATGCCCGGTGCCAAAGGATCTGTGACCAGTGGGACAATCTGGGGGCCCTAACCCAGAAGCGGAGGGAAGCTCTGGAG CGGACAGAGAAACTGCTGGAGACCATTGACCAGCTGTACTTGGAATATGCCAAGCGGGCCGCACCCTTCAACAACTGGATGGAGGGGGCCATGGAGGACCTGCAGGACACCTTCATCGTGCACACTATCGAGGAGATCCAG GGACTGACCACAGCCCATGAGCAGTTCAAGGCCACCCTCCCCGATGCTGACAAGGAGCGCCTGGCCATCCTAGGCATCCACAACGAGGTGTCCAAGATTGTCCAGACCTACCATGTCAACATGGCGGGCACCAACCCCTACACAACCATCACGCCTCAGGAGATCAACGGCAAATGGGACCAT GTACGGCAGCTGGTGCCTCGGAGGGACCAGGCTCTGATGGAGGAGCACGCCCGCCAGCAGCACAACGAGAGGCTACGCAAGCAGTTTGCGGCCCAGGCCAACGTCATCGGGCCCTGGATCCAGACCAAGATGGAG GAGATTGGGAGGATCTCCATTGAGATGCACGGGACCCTGGAGGACCAGCTCAGCCACCTGCGGCAATACGAGAAGAGCATCGTCAACTACAAGCCCAAGATCGACCAGCTGGAGGGCGACCACCAGCTCATCCAGGAAGCACTCATCTTCGACAACAAGCACACCAACTACACCATGGAG CACATCCGCGTGGGCTGGGAGCAGCTGCTCACCACCATTGCCAGGACCATCAACGAGGTGGAGAACCAGATCCTGACCAGGGATGCCAAGGGCATCAGCCAGGAGCAGATGAACGAGTTCCGGGCTTCCTTCAACCACTTCGACCGG GATCACTCCGGCACGCTGGGTCCCGAGGAGTTCAAAGCCTGTCTCATCAGCTTGGGTTATGATATTGGCAACGACCCCCAG AAGAAGACAGGCATGATGGACACGGATGATTTCCGCGCCTGCCTTATCTCCATGGGTTACAACATG GGAGAGGCAGAATTTGCCCGCATCATGAGCATTGTGGACCCCAACCGCCTAGGGGTAGTGACGTTCCAGGCCTTCATCGACTTTATGTCCCGTGAGACGGCTGACACAGATACAGCAGACCAAGTCATGGCTTCCTTCAAGATCCTGGCCGGGGATAAG AACTACATCACTGTGGACGAGCTGCGCCGTGAGCTGCCGCCAGACCAGGCTGAGTACTGCATCGCGCGAATGGCCCCCTACACCGGCCCCGACGCCGTGCCAGGTGCTCTGGACTACATGTCCTTCTCCACGGCGCTGTACGGCGAGAGTGACCTCTAA